In one Magallana gigas chromosome 9, xbMagGiga1.1, whole genome shotgun sequence genomic region, the following are encoded:
- the LOC105346099 gene encoding proline-rich transmembrane protein 1 isoform X4, with protein MSTENLLEPPPSYNEATNQNDQLQLTYENQNPGSNQHPSPSDTQYPGNQYQPQYNAHGQEKTSMVTQPGAMVMERAPVTHNWMGPAVLACLCCFWPTGICAIIAASNANEAAAYGDVLEAERQSRRARSYVTTSFLIGITLIAIVVVYRVVHYYPLM; from the exons CGCCTCCTTCTTACAATGAAGCAACAAACCAAAATGACCAGTTACAGCTTACTTACGAGAACCAGAATCCTGGAAGTAACCAGCATCCATCGCCAAGTGACACCCAATACCCAGGCAACCAGTATCAACCACAATATAATGCCCATGGCCAAGAAAAGACATCAATG GTTACACAGCCTGGAGCTATGGTAATGGAACGAGCCCCTGTCACCCACAACTGGATGGGTCCGGCTGTCCTCGCTTGTTTGTGTTGTTTTTGGCCGACGGGGATATGTGCCATCATTGCAGCTAGCAAT GCTAATGAAGCAGCAGCGTATGGAGATGTATTAGAAGCAGAAAGACAATCAAGAAGAGCGCGTTCGTATGTGACCACTTCATTCCTAATAGGAATAACTTTGATTGCAATCGTAGTCGTATATCGTGTGGTACATTATTATCCCCTCATGTAA
- the LOC105346099 gene encoding synapse differentiation-inducing gene protein 1-like isoform X1 translates to MSTENLLEPSPAYYRIDQNDQSTFTYGNQNNQFPEAPPSYNEATNQNDQLQLTYENQNPGSNQHPSPSDTQYPGNQYQPQYNAHGQEKTSMVTQPGAMVMERAPVTHNWMGPAVLACLCCFWPTGICAIIAASNANEAAAYGDVLEAERQSRRARSYVTTSFLIGITLIAIVVVYRVVHYYPLM, encoded by the exons CGTCCCCTGCATACTATAGAATAGACCAAAATGACCAGTCAACATTTACCTACGGGAACCAGAATAATCAGTTTCCGGAAG CGCCTCCTTCTTACAATGAAGCAACAAACCAAAATGACCAGTTACAGCTTACTTACGAGAACCAGAATCCTGGAAGTAACCAGCATCCATCGCCAAGTGACACCCAATACCCAGGCAACCAGTATCAACCACAATATAATGCCCATGGCCAAGAAAAGACATCAATG GTTACACAGCCTGGAGCTATGGTAATGGAACGAGCCCCTGTCACCCACAACTGGATGGGTCCGGCTGTCCTCGCTTGTTTGTGTTGTTTTTGGCCGACGGGGATATGTGCCATCATTGCAGCTAGCAAT GCTAATGAAGCAGCAGCGTATGGAGATGTATTAGAAGCAGAAAGACAATCAAGAAGAGCGCGTTCGTATGTGACCACTTCATTCCTAATAGGAATAACTTTGATTGCAATCGTAGTCGTATATCGTGTGGTACATTATTATCCCCTCATGTAA